A segment of the Bacillus licheniformis DSM 13 = ATCC 14580 genome:
GGCCTGAAGCGATTTTAATCGACCAGTTCGCCGAACCGGCCGTATACTTCAAGCATCTGGCAGGCAAAACCGCCGTCAAAGAACGTACATATTTCAGCACAAAAGCGGAAGGCATCCATCTTTCAGTTGCAGCAGCCTCGATCATTGCACGCTATTCATTTTTAATGGAAATGGATAAGCTGTCAAAACAAGCCGGCATTACGCTTCCGAAAGGAGCGGGCCCGCTCGTCGATGAAGCCGGCGCCAAGCTGATCAAGAAACACGGCGAAGACGCATTGCGGGTATTCACAAAGCTGCATTTTGCCAATACGCAGAAGGCGAAGCGGATTGCGTCGAAACGGTAAGCGGTGCGGACTAGGCTGGATAAGCGGGTCCGTTGCAACTAGACCCGCATATTTCACTAAAACATTAACAATAAATGAAAAATAAGGATTGAAAATTCAAATTAATTGTAGTATATTGAACAAACTTAGAATTGAAGCCCCATATACAGGGGCTTTAATTGTTCCAACAGAGGCAAAGCGATATCAAGCGCTAGGCTGAATTGCTTCATGATATTGTCTTTTAATATGGCCCATATTCAATTATCTCAATTTTCAGCTTACTGCACACCAGATGGCTTTTGAATGTGTACTCCTTTGTTTCTGGATACTTCTAAGATATAAGGCGGGGATTTGGATGAAGAAATCAGGTTCATTTGGCATTCTTTTAATTATTTCAGCTCTCATAATATCAATGTATTTTATGTTAAATACAAAGGCTTTGATCTTCAGGATATGACTTAGCCATTCATGGAATCTCGTGATTTCAAGAACTTTAATGATTGTGTTCACTTTGTACTTACTTTCTAAATTGGGATATTTTCTTCTAAATAAAAAAGATTAGCTTAATCGAGCTAATCTTTAATATATTTGCTACACCTTTTTTCAAGCAAACTGAAATTCAGACACCCTGCTGAATTTTGACCGGCTGTGAAATGTTTGAACCTTCTCTTCTTTATATGGCGAAATCATTGGACCTCTATGGATGATTATTGCGAATATCTCCGCATTCCTTCTCATACAAATCGACAGACTCAGAAAGGAATCACCATGTCAAAAATAAAATGGATCATCACGCTCACCATATGCACAGCTCTGGCATTTTCTCTCTTTATTTTCTTCAACAAGGCGAACTTTACAGAGGCCAGCGAAAATAAAGAAACCGGGCTTTTCTTTGCCCGAAACTACATCAGCCATATGATGGAAAACGAGACGATGTCGTTTAACATTTTCGGCCTGCAAAAAGCAAACGCCGGCGTTCCTCTAAGCGGTGAGACGGTTACGTCGCTCGCTTTTGATAACAATCATATACAAATCAGCGATTACAAGGTTGAAACAGGGATTCGCCATAAAGGCTATACGCTCGTCAACATCATCGTAGATGTCCGAGTCTCAAGCGATAAACCGGAAAAAGCGGATCAGCTGCTGATATCTTTTAACGGACGTGATAGAGAAGCATTTCAAATCGGAAAGATCACCCTTCAAAACCATCACAATGTTCGAAGCGGCGATCTGTCGCCTGCCGGTCAATATACTGCAGGATATCCAAAACCGTCCTTGGACGTTCGGCTGAAAAACAATCTCGCAAAAGATATTTCCCTTGAAAAGATCACCGATCTAAACGGCGTCATGGCGTATACATTTGACAAGGGGACCGCCATTCAAGCGAAACAAAGCAAACACATCGTCGTCCCGTCTTTTCATATGACAGGCGAATATGATTTTTATACGGTCACCCCTGTTTTACGTTATACTGCAGCAGGGAAGCGGAATCAATACAGCATGCCCGGTGTACTGTACGGAGCTTTAGACTCCGATGAAGAGAAAATCGAACGGATGCTGAAGCGTCAATAGCTTATGACCATGTTGAAGATAAAAAACCGGTTCCCGAATGATCGGGGACCGGTTTTTCTTTATCCTCTCAATACAGCCTGATACGTATCCTCAAGTGCCTTCAGCACTTGGTCGTGAACTTTTGTCACTTCTTCCTTGGCTAGGATTTTAATATGCGGGCTATAAATGCCTTTTTCCAGAATTCTTGAGAATTGAGTCATGAATTTCGTTCTATACAGAGGAGATATCGCCCCCCCTAACAAGACTATATTAAACTACTAACATTCTATCTAAACACAGTATATTCGATATATTCAACCAATAAAAATAAGAAAATGAGATTGTAATTCCTTTCTAAAAAGAAACTTTTGATTTATATATCAATAAAAATAGAATAGATAATCCGTTATATTTACTAAAATAACCATAAGTGTAATAATAGCCCTACAAGAGACAAAGGGGGTGAAAATATGACAATTTCTAAAAAACAACGCATCAACGCTTCTTTAGCCTTAGGTCTACTTTTTACACTTACATTTTTCACAATGTTATACGCAACAACAGCACCAGTTTTACCGATTGCAGACCTAGCAGCAACCTATCCTCAGATTCCGGGATGGGCTCTTACTTCAATTAGTGCCATCTTAAATGCTGCTGGCACTGTTGGAGCAATTGCAGCGGTTCTAGGGACTTTTGGACTCGGAGCGATTGCATCCCTAGTTTTTTCCTATGCAAAAAAATACGGAATTAGATATGCTATCGCTTACTAATAAGTTTTAATTTAGGAAAGGGTATTATTTAAAATGCCCTTTCCTCCACATTTAAGTCAGGATGGTTTTCAATGAATAATAAATACTTAATTTATTCAAAAATTCTTTTAACCAACGACATTCGAAAATTTAATACTAAAAGCAAATGGCTTGCATTATTCGTATTGATATTGTCATTCGTTGTTTTCCCTTTAATAATTGGCAGCTTTGCTGGGTACATCATTAAAAATCTAGTCATCATTCATCTTTCTTTTTTTCTGTTTATCCTTACTGTAAATATTGATAAAAGTATTTTCAGAGTTATGTTTTCCTCCGACAAAAAACAAATGGCCATTCTGGGAATCAAATTGGATCAATTTATATTAGGAAAAGATATTAGTAAATTTTATAGTTCATTTTTATCTTTAATATCTTTTTATGTTGGTTCATCGATTGTATATTATCTCATTCATCAGTCTTTGGAAGAAGTCTTCGCGATTGCTGTGATTGGTTTATTGTCCGCTATACTAGGATATTTGCTTAGACTTCATTTTATAAGGCTATTAGTATTGCCTAAATTCATAAATGTCTCAAGCATTATTGGCTTTTTCACAAATGGAATTTTAATTCTTTGGATCTTTTTTATACTCAAATATAATTTGTTATTTCTAAACATCAATAATATGCGAATTTTTTCAATATCTATACCAATAATGGTATCTTTAACAATCCTGTTAATTATAGTGTGGTATAAAAGTTTAAGAAACCTTTCCATTTTTAATGATCATTTAAATAGCAAGACTGATACAAATTTGAAGAAGTCTAGAGAGAGCAGAAGCCTTCTATATTACGAGCTGATCCTTCTATATAGGAACCCGCCTGTAAGGTGGTCGGTTTTATTATTTATTTTAAGTTTATCAGCAGGTTTACTAACAATCATTTTGTATGGTTTTAACACTGATCGATTTGCAGACACTGGAATTTCCAACGAATTCAGCTTTATGTTCAGCGTGCTGTTCCCGTTAGTCTTTATCTCTATCATGATTCAATCATTGGTTTCTTTTGATATTGATGGTCTTATTATACCTTTGAATCAGCACAAGCCAAACTTTATTAAAAACAAAATAAAAGCAAAAACCAAAATCTCTGTCTTAGCACATGTGTTATTTGTTTTAATCTATGCTGCGATTTCAAATTTTTATATAAAACCGGATCATTTTATTGCATTATCCATTATCTTATTGATGATAGCTGTTACTTTGGGGTTAAGCTGTCTCACTTCAACTATATTGTTTCCATATTTTAAATGGGATTACATTTATCAAGTTCCCAGTACTTTAAGCAAAATCTTTCTTAATTTAGTATTTGGATTACTAATAGGGTTAGCCATTGTTTCAACTTACAACAAAGTTTTGTATGTTGTTATTTTTATCACTTTGTTATGTATCATAACGCTACTGCACTCCATAAACAAGCAAATATGGAAATCAACAATCAACAAAAATTACATATCAATAAAATCTTTATTCGAGTGAGTGATTATATGCTTAAACTGCAAAATATATCAAAAGAATATCCTCAATCCAATTTTAGCATGAAGAATTTAGAATTCGCTTGCGGGCGAAATCAGATTATTGGATTGCTCGGTAAAAACGGAGCAGGAAAAACGACCCTATTAGAAATTATTGCAGGCCTCATTCCTCCGGATAGCGGTGAGGTAGTCGTTGATGGACATCTTACCAATTATTTAGAGAAAATCGGATACCTAGAAGACGATCCAAAATTATTTGAGAATTTAACGTGTTATGAATTAATCAAGTACCAATCTTTATTAATTGAAAAACCATTATCCCAAGAACAAATCATTGAAACCTTAGACATGTTCAGTCTAAAAGAACAAAAAGACCAAATGGCATCTTCGCTATCAAGAGGAATGCGTCAAAGAATGTCTTTTATTCTTTCCACTTTGCATCAACCTGATGTTATCTTGCTTGATGAGCCTTTTACAGGACTTGATCCAAAAAACATGGCGGATATGAAAAAGATTTTAATTAATATTAGAAATCAAAATAGAATTATTATTTTATCCACGCATATCTTACAGTTTGCAGCAGATCTTTGTGATGAGATATTATTTATTAATAACGGAAATATTATCCACACTGAAAAAAAATTAGCCGGGGAGACATTTAATGAAGCCAGCCTTGAAAAAAAATTCCTTGAATACCTATGCTAAATACTCTATTTTGTTCATTATTATTTTTGGTTTCGGTTTTTCTCTTAGCTTTTTTGTATTTCAAGAAATACACGAGACTTACTATGATAGCTTTAAAATATCCAACGCTTTAGAGATTTTTACAAATAACTTAATTGTAGGACTAACTATTTTCTTTCTTGGATTAATCAGTGTTGGTTTCCTATCTAGTGTAGTAGTGTTTTTAAACGGTTATTTCTCAGGGGCAATTTTCTTTTCATATGAGAAGTCTTTAGGTTTTTGGAAATCACTACAATATCTCTTATTTCACGGCCCCTTTGAAATCCTTGCCCTTCTTGCTTTTTATGTAATATCTCTTGATATTTCTTCCCGTTTTTTAAGATTTCTAAAAAAGTCTGAAATAAACCTAATGATTAAGCCGAAAGTAAAAGAGTACACAATAATAATGATAAGTGCAGTAGGCCTTCTAATCTTAGCATCTATTGTCGAATACTACGTAATATTACTAAAATAAGGAGTTCAATATGAAGAAGACTAAATTCAACTTAATATGTATTTGTCTATTATCTGGAGCTGCAGCCTTATGTGTTTCCATTTTAAAAATGAATGAGATCGATGCTAGCTTACATGAATTAAACGAAGATGAATATGGAAATCTTATTACTATCAGTAAATGGATTGGCATTACAATAGCAGTAATTGGCGAAGCGATAAAACCCCTTCTTGAGCTTTTATTTTTCACTTTAATCATTTGGCTCGCTATTATGATTTTTGGAGCAAAGGATTCCTTTAAAAACATTTTTTCAAAAGGTGTTCTTTCCTACTATTTCAATCTTGTAGGCAGTGTCTTAGTTATTGTCTTTTATCTATTTGGCTTAAAAGATGCTGAAAGTCTTTTTTCTATTCCTTTTTTAAGAAATTTAAACATTTTTTCTTTAATTTCGTTATTTTTTTGGTGCTATTTATGTCTAGAAAAGAAAGAAAACTCACTAAAAATTAAATACTCTTTTTCTTTTTTCATATTGTTTTTATTTTCTATTGCCATATCTATTTTCTCCGATATTCTTGCATAGATTACCTTCGTATAGACTCATTAAATAACATATGAGAATTCGATACAACTTAATTCAAAATATTTTACATAAATATTCTTGCCATCCTAAAATAATTAAAACTTACAATAGGCCGACAATTTTTCCAATGCAAAAAAACCGGTTCCCAAATGATCGGGGACCGGTTTTTCTTTATCCTCTCAATACAGCCTGATATTTATCTTCCAGCGCTTTCAGCACTTGGTCGTGGACTTTTGTCACTTCTTCTTCTGTCAATGTCTGTTCAGGATTCAAATATTGCAGGCTGAAGGCGACGGACTTCTTGCCTTCTTCCATGTGCTCGCCTTCATAGACGTCAAAGACATGGACTTCTTTCAGCCATTTGCCGCCTGCTGTTTTGATGACGTCCTCAAGCTGGCCGGCCGTTGTTTGTTTGTCTACAACAAGCGCGATGTCCCTTGTAACAGAAGGATACTTCGGAATTGGTGTATACGTGATCTCCGGTACATCCAATCGGAGGAGCTCGTGCAGGTCCAGTTCAAACACATACGTGTCGCTCAGGTCCAGCTCTTTTTCAACTGACGGATGCAGCTGGCCGATGAAGCCGACTAATGAGCCGTTGTGCAAAATATTGGCTGTCCGCCCAGGATGAAGCTCTTTTCTTTCAGATTGAGCGAATTCGATGCCTTCGGTGATTCCGAGCTTTTCCAACAGACCTTCGACGATGCCTTTTACGACGAAGAAATCAACCGGCTTTTTCTCGCCCTGCCAGAGGTTTTTGTGCCACAGGCCTGTCACGGCTCCGGCGACGTGTTCTTTTTCGACCGGTTTCGTATGTTCTTCGGCTTTCAAGAAAACAGAACCGATTTCATAAAAAGCAGCTGAATCGGCCTGCCTTGCCAAGTTGTATGCAACCGAATCGAGCAGATTAGGGAGCAGGCTGTGCCTCAGCACGCTTCTTTCCTCGCTCATCGGCAGTGAAAGGATCGTTTTAAACGATTTTTCCAATGCGTAAGCCGTCGCTTTTTTATCGTTTGTTAATGAGTATGTGATCGCCTGGGAAAGCCCTGCTCCTTCCAGGAAGCGTCTTACTTTTCTGCGCTTGTCCTGATAAGGTGTCAGTCCGCCCGCAAAGCCTGTTACTTCCGGCAGTGTCGACGGAATGTTGTCATATCCGTACAGTCTTGCGACCTCTTCGATCAAATCTTCTTCAATCGCAATATCGCCTCTTCTTGACGGAACCGTCACGACCAGTTCACGTTCAGCGTCTTCAACTGCAAAGCCGAGCCTTTCAAAAATGTTGACCATTTCTTCTTTGCTGATGGACATGCCGAGAACCTTCGTCACTTTATCAACGGAAAGGCGGATGACATTCTCTTTGATGTCAAGATGGTTTTCTTCGACCGTACCTTCCAAGACGGTTCCTCCGGCATACCGGCTGATCAAATCTGCCGCGCGTTCTGCAGCGAGGCGCACCCGTGCAGGATCGATGCCTTTTTCAAAGCGGACGCTTGATTCGCTGCGAAGACCGAGGTCCTTTGATGCTTTGCGAACGGTCTGGCCGTTGAAATACGCCGCTTCCAGCAGCACTGTCGCAGTATCTTCGCGGACTTCTGATTCCGCTCCGCCCATTACGCCTGCGACAGCCTGCGGAGAAGAGCCGTTTGTGATGACAAGGTGCTCAGTGGTCAGCGTTCTTTCTTGTTCGTCGAGCGTCGTTATCGTTTCGTTCTCGTACGCTTTGCGGATGACGACCTCTTTTGAGCCGAAGCGGTCATAATCAAACGCGTGGAGCGGCTGGCCGTATTCGAGCAGCACAAAGTTCGTAACGTCGACGACATTGTTGTGCGGTCTGATGCCGGCGTTGATCAGCTTCGTCTGCATCCAAAGCGGCGACGGGCCGATTTTGACGTCTTTAATGATTTTCGCCGCGTATAAAGGATTGGCTTCAGGATCTTCAATTTTGACGGAAATATAGTCCGCCGCTTTTTCGGCGCCTGCCTGATAAGCCGTCTCAGGGAGCTTGACTTCGCGGCCGAGAATCGCAGCCACTTCATAGGCAACGCCGAGCATGTTCATGGCGTCGGCGCGGTTTGGCGTCAGTCCCAGTTCGAGAACCGCATCGTCGAGCGCCAGGCTTTGAAGGGCGTCCGCCCCGGTTTCAGCATCGCCCGGGAAAACGAAGATGCCTTCCGCATATTCTTTCGGCACAAGCTTGCCTTGAATGCCAAGCTCCTGCAAAGAGCATATCATGCCGTTAGACGCTTCCCCGCGGAGCTTCGCCTTTTTGATTTTAAAATTGCCGGGCAATACCGCGCCAACCGTGGCGACGGCAACTTTTTGCCCTTTGTCCACATTCGGAGCCCCGCAGATGATCTGGACAGGCTCTTCTTCGCCGATATCGACGAGGCATTTGTTTAATTTGTCGGCGTTCGGATGCTGTTCGCGCTCCAGCACATGTCCAATGACAACACCTTTAATTCCTTCTCCCTTATATTCGATGCCTTCCACTTCAATTCCGCTTCTTGTAATCTTTTCAGCGAGAATCTCGGGAGTCATCCCGTCTAAATTCACGTATTCTTGCAGCCATTTATATGAAACAAACATCACGCGTCCTCCTCTTTAAGCTTGTTTAAATTGAGATAAAAATCTGACATCGTTCGTATAGAAATGACGAATGTCGTCAATGCCGTACTTCAGCATTGCGATCCGTTCAACGCCCATCCCAAAAGCAAATCCCTGATATTGTTTGGAATCGAATCCGGCCATTTCGAGCACGTTCGGATGCACCATTCCGGCGCCGAGAATTTCGATCCAGCCCGTTTGTTTACAAACGGAGCAGCCTTTGCCTCCGCATTTAAAGCAGGAAACATCGACTTCGACAGACGGCTCTGTAAACGGGAAGAAGCTTGGACGCAGTCTGATTTCGCGCTCTTCGCCGAACATCTTTTTCGCGACCGTTTCCAGGGTTCCTTTTAAGTCGCTCATGCTGATATCACGGTCAACGCAGAGCCCTTCAATCTGCATAAACTGATGGGAATGTGTCGCATCATCGTTGTCGCGGCGGTACACTTTGCCGGGGCAGATGATTTTGACAGGGCCTTTGCCTTTATGTTTTTCCATCGTGCGCGTCTGAACAGGAGATGTCTGTGTTCTCATCAGCGTATCTTCCGTAATATAAAAGCTGTCTTGCATATCCCGGGCCGGGTGCTCTTTCGGAAGGTTGAGCGCTTCGAAGTTATAATAGTCGGTTTCCACTTCAGGCCCCTCTTCCACCGAATATCCCATGCTGATAAACAAGTCTTCGATTTCTTCAATAACGATCGTCAGCGGATGCCGCGCTCCTGTTTTCACAGGGCTTCCCGGAAGCGTCACGTCAATCGTCTGCTCTTTCAGCTTCCTTTTCACCTCTTCTTCCTCAAGGCGGGCATTTTTTTCGGCGATCGCCGCGGCGATTTTCTCTCTTACTTCGTTCGCCAAGGCCCCCATTTTCGGCCTTTCTTCAGCGGACAGCTTTCCCATTCCCCGAAGCACTTCTGTGATCGGTCCCTTTTTTCCCAGATACGCAACGCGGACATCGTTGACTTCTTTTAATGAACCAGCGGCTTCCACTTTTTCAACCGCTTCTTTTTCAAGCCGTTTCAGCTCTTCCTGCATCTTAAAAACTCCTCCTTTTATGTAGCAACCTGTTTTTTAGGCAATAAAAAAAGCCCCTTTTATAATGAAAGGGACGAATCGTGGCCGTGGTACCACCCTTTTTTAAAACAAAGCAAAAAAGCTTTGCTGCTTACTTCATTGGCATAACGGAATAAATCCGGTTCACCTTTACACATCCCTCGAGGGACGTGGTCCCGGTGACAACTCAAGAGGTGAAGCGTTTTTCCGGCCTGCCATAAAAATGCTTGCAGTCTCAGGCATTTTCTCCCTGAATGGCGGCATGTGAAAAAACGGAGCCTCTATCACTGTTTTTAAACATATTAAATTCATTATAGTGAATTACATGATCCTGTGCAACCGGTTATCCGCGGAGATGATAAAGAAGGACCGCGGCTGCGGCCGCCACATTGAGCGACTCCGCTTTTCCGTAGATCGGAACGTACAGATTTTGGTCGGTCTGTGCGAGGAGGGCCGGATCGACCCCAGATCCTTCGTTTCCGATCAATAGCGCAAACGACTGCGACGGCTCCGCTTCTCTAAATGGCACGGCACCCTGCAGCGCTGTGCCGTAAACCGGGACGCTTTTTCCCTTCAGCTCTTCAATCAGCTCTGAAAGCTCGCGTTTTAAAATCGGGATGTGAAAATGCGAGCCTTGAGCCGACCTGAGCGTTTTGGCATTGTAAGGGTCGACAGTCCCTTGTCCGATAACAACGGCATCGATCCCCGCCGCGTCTGCCGTCCGGATGATCGTCCCTAAATTGCCCGGGTCCTGCACAGCATCAGCTAGCAGCAGCTTTTCGTATTGAAAAGGTCCGCTTTCGGGCATTCGGCATACAGCGGCGACCGCCTGAGGCGTCTCCGTTTCGGCAATCGCTGAAAAAGCATCGGCGCTCAAAACATAGCGGGCAACAGACTCATCAATCATAGCCGGGAAGTCCGCTTCGTCTGCGACCATGATTTCTTTCACAACACCCGGTGTCTTCAGCGCTTCCTCAACGAGATGCTCGCCTTCTATTAAGAAAGTATTCGTTTTTGTCCGCTCTTTTTTTGCATGAAGTTTTTTCCAGTCCTTCACTTTTTGATTTTTGGCTGATTCAATTCGTTTCAAATCGTTTTGACTCCTTTTGTCTCGCAATAGTCACATTATATCTCATCAATGATACATAATAAACCCGAAAGCGAGGCAGAATATAGAAAAACAGATGATGAAATGGAGTGAAAAATGATGGATTTGAATTTGCGCCATGCCGTTATTGCCAATGTATCAGGGAACTCGCAAGAAGAGCTTGAACATACGATCGTCGATGCGATCCAAAGCGGTGAAGAAAAAATGCTTCCGGGATTGGGTGTGTTGTTCGAGGTCATCTGGCAGCACGCAACTGAATCAGACAAAACCGAAATGCTCGAGACATTGGAACAAGGATTAAAAGCGAAATAAACCGGCGGCCAAACGGCCCCGGTTTATTTGATCATCCAGGTATAGAAGGCTCCATCCGCAATGCCGGATCGCGCCAAATCTCCGTCCATTTTTTAATGGCTGCAGCCATGATCACAAGTCCCAACACAAGCATAATGATCGATAAAATGCCGTTTAAAACGCTGAAACCGGCAGCTTCCGCATTAAAATAAACGTTTTTGATCATCCAGTATCCCGCATAGTTGACCGTCACATACAAATAAGCGAGCGGAATGAGACATGTCAGCATATAACGCCGTTTGTCCGCAATTTTTAAAATGACCGTCGCTCCGATAATTAAACCGACGGATGCCATCAGCTGGTTGGATACGCCAAACAGCGCCCAAATCGAGCTGATATCGCCTGAGTACAGCAAATATCCCCACATGAAACAGGCAAGGGCGCTCGCTGCGACCGAACCCGGAAGCCAGTCCGTTTTTTTCAGCGGTTTGTACACTTCCCCGAAAAAGTCTTGAATCAAATAACGCGCCACCCTTGTACCGGCATCGATCGCCGTTAAAATAAAGACAGCTTCAAACATGATGACAAATTGGAAAAAGTAAGAGGCCAAATGGCTGAAAAACGGAATATCCGTGAAAATATAAGCCATGCCGACGGCAAGGGTAACAGCTCCGCCTGTTCTTCCTTCAAGATCGAGACCGATTTCGCGGCTGAGTTCAGGCAGATGGACGACATTCATGCCAAGCGTCCGAAAGACTTCTGGCGAACTGTTGATGGCAAAATAATCGCCCGGCTGCAACGCCGTTGCCGCGATTAAAGCCATGATGCCGACAAGACACTCAACGAGCATCGCTCCGAAGCCGACGAATTTCATGTCGCTCCACTTGTCAAGCATCTTCGGCGTCGTGCCTGAACCGACAAACGCATGGAAACCGGAAATCGCACCGCAGGCGATCGTAATTGAAATGAACGGCCAGACCGGACCAGGCGAAACAGGTCCCCCTCCGCCCGTGAACTCGGTAAACGCCGGAAACGGAATCGCCGGATTGACAACGAAAACCCCGGCAATCAAAGCGATAAACACCCCGATTTTCATAAAGCTGCTCAAATAATCGCGCGGTGCGAGCAGCAGCCATACAGGCAGCGCCGCTGCAAAAAATGCATAGACAGGAAGTGCGACAGCAAGCGTTTTCGTATCGAGCGTCAAGGCGTCTCCAAGCGGCGTCTCTGCAATGGAGGGCCCGATGAAGACACCGGCCATCAGCAAAATAAATCCGCCGGTAGACGCTAATTTTAAGTTGCCTGTCTTTTTATAAAATAAGCCGACCCCCATCGCGATCGGAATTGTAATCGCAACGGCGAACGTCCCCCACGGATTGCGTTCAAGCGCATGAAGCACAACCATCGACAGCCCCGCCATCGTGATTGTAATAATAAACAGCATCGCAAGCCCCGTGCAAAATCCCGCAACAGGCCCGAGCTCTTCTTTCGCCACTTCTGAAAGCGACTTTCCCTTCCTCCGCATCGACGCAAATAAAACAACAATATCATGCACGGCGCCCCCGATGACCGCTCCGATCAGGAGCCACAACAGCCCCGGCAAGTAGCCGAACTGCGCCGCCAAGATCGGCCCGACAAGCGGCCCCGCGGCTGCGATGGCCGCAAAGTGGTGGCCGAAAGACACCCATTTGTTCGTCGGCACATAATCTTTGCCGTCTTTCTGAAGATGGGCAGGAGTCGGCTTGTCGTCATCAACCTTCAACACTTTCACCATCATAAATGTTCCGTACAAACGATAGGCGATCGCCAAAATACAGATGGAAGCGATCACAATTGTTATTGCATTCATCCAATTCCTCCCCCCTTTGTCTCTTTTTTAACATAGCTCATATTTTTTGTAAGCGCAATCATCTTTTGCGCGTTTTTTCAGTCCCGATAATTAAAACATAGTTGACTAATAGGAATAATAAGAATAAAATAGACACAAGCTTCATCTGCTGCCTTTTTTAAGGCGTAATTGGCGGGTATCATCGGATATCCGCCTTTTTTCTGTCAGCATAACGGAACGATAAAAAAATGAACGGCCATCACTAGACAAAAAGCGGCGGTCCCCGCGATTCGATTGACATTTGTTTTGACAAGGCGAAGCTGAGAAATGGTGGGACAGCGAAAAAAACAAAATGGTGCCGATCAAGATGACGCCCGCCTCTAAAAGTGAGTGATTAAGAAACCGGGGCCGGTCAAGGATCGCCGTGATAAACAGAAGCCAAAGGTATGCTAAAAATGCGTACATCAAAAAACAGTACGCAGCCGAAAAAAACGTCTTCATAAATCCTCCTCCCGTTTTAACTTATTCTTCGGCATATTTGCTGAAGCCTTTTTTTCATCTGAAAAAACCGGCCTCTTCGGGCCGGTTTTTCAATCATTGTTTCTTCATTCTGATCACATTCCAGGAAAGCTTCGGAAGGTGAGCCGTCAGCCTGCCGTCACATACTTTGGCGTCTCCGCCGCTGTGCGGAACGACGTTGTTGCGGTCTTTTTCATTCGTCGCTTTATGATCTTCGTGTTCCAGAACGATGTGCTCAGAGACACTGTACCCTTCAAAGCTTCTCATATCGGCTTCCATTTCAAGGCCGGCGTCTGTTGCGCGGTTGACGG
Coding sequences within it:
- a CDS encoding ABC transporter ATP-binding protein: MLKLQNISKEYPQSNFSMKNLEFACGRNQIIGLLGKNGAGKTTLLEIIAGLIPPDSGEVVVDGHLTNYLEKIGYLEDDPKLFENLTCYELIKYQSLLIEKPLSQEQIIETLDMFSLKEQKDQMASSLSRGMRQRMSFILSTLHQPDVILLDEPFTGLDPKNMADMKKILINIRNQNRIIILSTHILQFAADLCDEILFINNGNIIHTEKKLAGETFNEASLEKKFLEYLC
- a CDS encoding stage II sporulation protein M is translated as MKPALKKNSLNTYAKYSILFIIIFGFGFSLSFFVFQEIHETYYDSFKISNALEIFTNNLIVGLTIFFLGLISVGFLSSVVVFLNGYFSGAIFFSYEKSLGFWKSLQYLLFHGPFEILALLAFYVISLDISSRFLRFLKKSEINLMIKPKVKEYTIIMISAVGLLILASIVEYYVILLK
- the pheT gene encoding phenylalanine--tRNA ligase subunit beta, coding for MFVSYKWLQEYVNLDGMTPEILAEKITRSGIEVEGIEYKGEGIKGVVIGHVLEREQHPNADKLNKCLVDIGEEEPVQIICGAPNVDKGQKVAVATVGAVLPGNFKIKKAKLRGEASNGMICSLQELGIQGKLVPKEYAEGIFVFPGDAETGADALQSLALDDAVLELGLTPNRADAMNMLGVAYEVAAILGREVKLPETAYQAGAEKAADYISVKIEDPEANPLYAAKIIKDVKIGPSPLWMQTKLINAGIRPHNNVVDVTNFVLLEYGQPLHAFDYDRFGSKEVVIRKAYENETITTLDEQERTLTTEHLVITNGSSPQAVAGVMGGAESEVREDTATVLLEAAYFNGQTVRKASKDLGLRSESSVRFEKGIDPARVRLAAERAADLISRYAGGTVLEGTVEENHLDIKENVIRLSVDKVTKVLGMSISKEEMVNIFERLGFAVEDAERELVVTVPSRRGDIAIEEDLIEEVARLYGYDNIPSTLPEVTGFAGGLTPYQDKRRKVRRFLEGAGLSQAITYSLTNDKKATAYALEKSFKTILSLPMSEERSVLRHSLLPNLLDSVAYNLARQADSAAFYEIGSVFLKAEEHTKPVEKEHVAGAVTGLWHKNLWQGEKKPVDFFVVKGIVEGLLEKLGITEGIEFAQSERKELHPGRTANILHNGSLVGFIGQLHPSVEKELDLSDTYVFELDLHELLRLDVPEITYTPIPKYPSVTRDIALVVDKQTTAGQLEDVIKTAGGKWLKEVHVFDVYEGEHMEEGKKSVAFSLQYLNPEQTLTEEEVTKVHDQVLKALEDKYQAVLRG
- the pheS gene encoding phenylalanine--tRNA ligase subunit alpha produces the protein MQEELKRLEKEAVEKVEAAGSLKEVNDVRVAYLGKKGPITEVLRGMGKLSAEERPKMGALANEVREKIAAAIAEKNARLEEEEVKRKLKEQTIDVTLPGSPVKTGARHPLTIVIEEIEDLFISMGYSVEEGPEVETDYYNFEALNLPKEHPARDMQDSFYITEDTLMRTQTSPVQTRTMEKHKGKGPVKIICPGKVYRRDNDDATHSHQFMQIEGLCVDRDISMSDLKGTLETVAKKMFGEEREIRLRPSFFPFTEPSVEVDVSCFKCGGKGCSVCKQTGWIEILGAGMVHPNVLEMAGFDSKQYQGFAFGMGVERIAMLKYGIDDIRHFYTNDVRFLSQFKQA
- a CDS encoding TrmH family RNA methyltransferase; translated protein: MKRIESAKNQKVKDWKKLHAKKERTKTNTFLIEGEHLVEEALKTPGVVKEIMVADEADFPAMIDESVARYVLSADAFSAIAETETPQAVAAVCRMPESGPFQYEKLLLADAVQDPGNLGTIIRTADAAGIDAVVIGQGTVDPYNAKTLRSAQGSHFHIPILKRELSELIEELKGKSVPVYGTALQGAVPFREAEPSQSFALLIGNEGSGVDPALLAQTDQNLYVPIYGKAESLNVAAAAAVLLYHLRG
- the sspI gene encoding small acid-soluble spore protein SspI, with protein sequence MDLNLRHAVIANVSGNSQEELEHTIVDAIQSGEEKMLPGLGVLFEVIWQHATESDKTEMLETLEQGLKAK